In Bryobacteraceae bacterium, the following proteins share a genomic window:
- a CDS encoding BACON domain-containing carbohydrate-binding protein, protein MRIEQTCKAEKKSRFGAMARLLAALTLLSAGASAQSFAPVAGLNFAKTFGGANPLPQTVTIASTGAAFNFTRSVTAISGGSWLTVQNQSWNGCSTCPTPQALTAIVNPSAALAAGVYTAQITVTSSPGSTTMVIPVTLTIAAAGSGYFDNLPGQLSFFMKTGGTAPPTQAISVRNAGPGTLNWTLSTTTAHGSGWISASATSGAAPSEVTFTINKASLPGGGNTAGSYIGRLLFQTGSGNVTVPVVVVVGDPAFRQINTLSFTKPFSGANANPQTITVASNGSAFNFTVAKATGIGGDWLTVSNVSWNGCNLCATPQTFRVSINPSAALAAGTYTGQVVVTSQTGTQAMTIPVIMVVAPAGSAYLDNMAGQVSFSMATSGTSIAPQSIQIRNGNAGALSWTGTAVTADGGNWLTVSALSGSAPTTITLGVTVNNLPDAGLLAGTHIALLEFRGNGTRVTVPVAVTVGDNVLSQVNPIAFVKQFGGANPLSQTITFGRTGANLNFTVSTTTATGGSWLSATNVSWNSCNLCGTPQAIRVNIVAAPTLPVGTYTGQVVATAQTGFMSITVPVTLTVTAAGATGFDNTPGEMSFSFKTGGVAPPPQSLQLRNAGSGSINWTLIHYTADGGGWLTPSATSGAAPSTVSVSINKNLLPGAGLVDGVFVGSLTFVTDSGSITVPVSVRVAEDSFQQVNALAFTKLYQGPNPLPQTIVIANNGTNFNFTADAKTANGGTWLSVVNESWNSCNLCGGPQALTVKVTPAVGLAAGTYTGQIVVTSQGGAATLTIPVTLTVAESATPHFDDMPGQLSFLFETSGNAPPAQTFRIRNAGAGSLPWTLESATSDSGNWLTVSAASGAAPSDLTVSINKTNLPGLGLVAGTFTGMITLKSAAGNTTVPIVVSVADSVLRQVNPLHFVMPFGGSNPLKQTVTIATSGAAFNFTKTGYTATGGAWLSVTNDSWNSCNLCGTGEVLTVAVTAPVGLAAGQYTGEVIVTAQNGTQVMTIPVSLTVVAPGGAYFDNTQGQVSFSMVTASGNPASQTVTLRNRGSGSLAWTLTATTADGGNWLTATTTSGTATSTVTIGVNAAALPGLGLIPGLFIGHLHFKSATCETTIPVSVAVAADLINQIPALSFVSGGTSQSFEMTSPGLGINFTMTANTGNGGNWLSVTKAGSCNLCTMPRAITVSVNAAGLGNGTYLGQLIAIAQDGRFASTIPVTLNVSGQGPTIAEVVSGSPQSAAINTTFASPLMVRVKDGGGNVYSGVNVTFTAPASGARGTFPGGVNTATVATNASGIATSPAITANGIAGGYTVTAAALGTSVANFSLTNTALCSYAFNPAAASVAKAGGAGSTSMVAGVGCAWSAVSSQAWLTITSGASGSGPGTVNYTVASNPTTVPRVATITAAGATFTVTQSGTDNVAPIVTGMSPNSGELSSQTFSFTFNDTNGAADLNVMNILMNSAIDGRMGCYLAYVRSANTLFLVNDAGDAGGPFVGSLTFPTTSVIGNSQCTINGAGSSVTQTSTSIILNLNMTFAPGWGGRKIFYLAARDVAEANSDWHAKGVWNVPGLQPSSPNISSFTPARVTGASGVFTATFFDNNGATDLNVLNLLINNFIDGRNACYIAYVRSSNTVLLVNDAGDAGGPFAGALTLNGSGVIGNSQCTINAAGSSVQLLGNQLILTLNMTFNSVTFKGDRIVHAAARDTVENNSGWQAVGTITVP, encoded by the coding sequence ATGCGTATCGAACAGACCTGCAAGGCGGAGAAGAAATCACGATTCGGCGCCATGGCGCGCCTTCTGGCGGCCTTGACGCTGCTGAGCGCCGGAGCGTCCGCGCAATCGTTCGCGCCGGTGGCCGGGCTCAACTTTGCGAAGACGTTCGGCGGGGCCAACCCTCTGCCGCAGACTGTGACCATCGCGTCCACGGGAGCCGCGTTCAATTTCACCCGCTCCGTGACGGCGATCAGCGGCGGCTCCTGGCTCACGGTGCAGAACCAGAGCTGGAACGGGTGCAGCACCTGCCCCACACCGCAGGCGCTCACCGCCATTGTCAACCCGAGCGCCGCGCTTGCCGCCGGAGTCTATACGGCGCAGATCACGGTGACCAGCTCGCCGGGCAGCACCACCATGGTCATCCCGGTGACGCTCACCATCGCGGCCGCGGGCAGCGGGTACTTCGATAACCTGCCCGGCCAGCTCAGTTTCTTCATGAAGACGGGCGGCACGGCCCCTCCTACGCAGGCAATCTCCGTCCGCAACGCCGGTCCAGGCACCCTCAACTGGACCCTGTCGACGACCACGGCGCACGGCAGCGGCTGGATCAGCGCGTCAGCCACCAGCGGCGCCGCGCCCTCGGAGGTGACGTTTACCATCAACAAGGCGAGCCTTCCCGGCGGTGGGAATACGGCCGGCTCCTACATCGGGCGGCTCCTGTTTCAGACGGGTTCGGGCAACGTTACCGTCCCGGTTGTCGTGGTCGTCGGCGACCCGGCGTTCCGCCAGATCAACACACTCAGCTTCACCAAGCCGTTCAGCGGCGCTAACGCAAATCCGCAGACCATCACGGTGGCAAGCAATGGATCGGCCTTCAACTTCACCGTCGCCAAAGCCACCGGCATCGGGGGCGACTGGCTCACGGTATCCAACGTGAGCTGGAACGGATGCAATCTCTGCGCCACCCCGCAGACCTTTCGTGTGTCGATCAATCCGAGCGCGGCCCTCGCGGCGGGCACGTATACCGGTCAAGTCGTGGTCACCTCCCAGACGGGTACGCAGGCGATGACGATCCCGGTGATCATGGTGGTGGCGCCGGCAGGCAGCGCTTACCTCGACAACATGGCCGGCCAAGTCAGCTTTTCGATGGCGACCAGTGGAACCAGCATCGCGCCGCAGTCGATTCAGATCCGCAACGGAAACGCCGGCGCCCTCTCCTGGACCGGGACCGCTGTCACCGCCGATGGAGGTAACTGGCTCACCGTTTCGGCGCTGTCGGGTAGCGCACCAACCACGATTACCCTTGGCGTCACCGTCAACAACCTTCCGGACGCCGGACTGCTCGCAGGCACACACATCGCGCTGCTCGAGTTTCGAGGCAATGGCACGCGCGTGACCGTTCCGGTGGCTGTCACCGTGGGCGACAACGTCCTGTCCCAGGTGAACCCGATCGCGTTCGTCAAGCAGTTCGGCGGGGCTAATCCGCTATCCCAAACCATCACCTTCGGCCGGACCGGCGCCAATCTCAACTTCACGGTCAGCACCACCACCGCCACCGGAGGAAGTTGGCTCTCGGCGACCAACGTGAGTTGGAATAGCTGCAACCTGTGCGGCACGCCCCAGGCAATCCGCGTCAATATCGTCGCCGCGCCGACGCTGCCCGTCGGCACCTACACCGGCCAAGTGGTGGCAACGGCTCAGACCGGTTTCATGTCGATCACGGTGCCGGTGACGCTCACCGTGACGGCCGCAGGCGCTACCGGATTCGACAACACGCCCGGCGAAATGAGCTTCTCGTTCAAGACCGGCGGCGTGGCGCCTCCGCCGCAGTCTCTCCAATTGCGAAACGCCGGATCCGGCTCCATCAACTGGACGCTGATCCACTACACCGCCGACGGCGGCGGCTGGCTGACTCCGTCGGCCACGTCCGGCGCCGCGCCTTCCACCGTCTCCGTGAGCATCAACAAGAATCTCCTGCCCGGAGCTGGCCTCGTCGACGGCGTGTTTGTTGGCAGCCTCACGTTCGTCACCGATAGCGGGAGCATCACGGTGCCGGTCTCGGTGCGCGTGGCCGAGGATTCGTTCCAGCAGGTGAATGCCCTTGCGTTCACGAAGCTCTACCAAGGGCCCAATCCTTTGCCTCAGACGATCGTGATCGCAAACAACGGCACGAACTTCAACTTCACAGCCGACGCCAAGACCGCCAATGGCGGAACCTGGCTTTCCGTGGTGAACGAGAGCTGGAATTCCTGCAATCTCTGCGGCGGACCGCAGGCGTTGACGGTGAAAGTGACGCCCGCGGTGGGCCTCGCGGCCGGTACCTACACCGGCCAGATCGTGGTCACCTCGCAGGGCGGCGCTGCGACGCTGACGATCCCGGTCACGCTCACGGTCGCCGAATCCGCTACCCCCCACTTCGACGATATGCCGGGACAGCTTTCGTTCCTGTTCGAGACCAGCGGCAATGCGCCGCCCGCCCAAACGTTCCGGATTCGCAACGCCGGCGCCGGATCGCTCCCCTGGACGCTCGAAAGCGCCACTTCCGATAGCGGCAACTGGTTAACCGTCTCCGCGGCGTCGGGCGCCGCGCCCTCCGACCTTACGGTTTCGATCAACAAGACCAACCTGCCCGGTCTCGGCTTGGTGGCTGGCACGTTCACCGGCATGATCACGCTGAAGTCGGCCGCCGGGAATACAACGGTTCCGATCGTCGTCAGCGTCGCCGACTCCGTGCTGCGGCAAGTAAACCCGCTGCACTTCGTCATGCCGTTCGGCGGATCGAATCCGCTGAAGCAGACTGTTACGATCGCCACCAGCGGAGCCGCGTTCAACTTCACCAAGACCGGCTACACAGCCACGGGCGGCGCTTGGCTGTCGGTCACCAACGATAGCTGGAACTCCTGCAATTTGTGCGGAACCGGCGAAGTCCTGACCGTCGCCGTCACCGCGCCCGTCGGCCTGGCCGCCGGGCAGTACACCGGTGAGGTGATCGTAACCGCGCAAAACGGCACTCAGGTGATGACCATTCCCGTCAGCCTCACCGTGGTCGCTCCCGGCGGGGCCTACTTCGATAACACCCAGGGCCAGGTCAGCTTCTCCATGGTTACCGCCAGCGGAAATCCGGCGTCGCAGACGGTAACGCTGCGCAACCGCGGATCTGGCTCCCTCGCCTGGACGCTCACCGCCACCACGGCGGATGGCGGGAACTGGCTCACTGCCACGACTACATCTGGCACCGCCACGTCCACCGTCACCATCGGTGTGAACGCGGCGGCCCTCCCCGGCCTCGGGTTGATACCGGGACTCTTCATCGGTCACCTGCACTTCAAGTCGGCGACGTGCGAGACCACGATCCCCGTAAGTGTCGCTGTCGCGGCCGATCTGATCAACCAAATCCCGGCTCTGAGCTTCGTCTCCGGCGGAACCTCGCAGTCGTTCGAGATGACCAGTCCCGGCCTCGGAATCAACTTCACTATGACCGCGAATACTGGCAATGGCGGCAACTGGCTCAGCGTGACGAAGGCGGGAAGCTGCAATCTGTGCACCATGCCTCGCGCGATTACCGTTTCGGTGAACGCCGCCGGCCTCGGCAACGGGACCTACCTCGGCCAGCTTATCGCCATCGCGCAGGACGGCCGCTTCGCGTCCACAATCCCGGTGACGCTCAACGTCAGCGGGCAAGGCCCGACGATCGCCGAGGTCGTCTCCGGCTCGCCGCAGTCGGCGGCGATCAACACAACGTTTGCCTCTCCGCTGATGGTGCGCGTGAAAGATGGCGGCGGCAACGTCTACTCGGGCGTGAACGTGACCTTCACGGCTCCGGCCTCTGGCGCCCGCGGCACTTTCCCCGGCGGCGTGAACACGGCCACGGTGGCCACCAACGCATCCGGTATCGCCACCTCGCCGGCGATTACGGCTAATGGTATCGCCGGTGGCTACACGGTGACTGCCGCGGCCCTGGGCACATCGGTGGCAAACTTCAGCCTCACCAACACCGCCCTCTGCTCCTATGCCTTCAACCCGGCGGCGGCGAGCGTCGCGAAGGCGGGGGGCGCCGGATCCACCTCCATGGTCGCTGGCGTCGGCTGCGCCTGGAGCGCCGTCAGCAGCCAGGCCTGGTTGACCATCACCTCCGGCGCGAGCGGTTCCGGGCCCGGAACGGTAAACTACACCGTCGCCTCCAACCCAACCACCGTTCCCCGAGTCGCCACGATTACGGCCGCCGGCGCTACCTTCACCGTCACGCAGAGCGGAACCGACAACGTCGCGCCCATCGTCACCGGCATGAGCCCCAATTCGGGAGAACTCTCGTCGCAGACCTTCTCGTTCACGTTCAACGACACCAACGGCGCCGCTGACCTGAACGTGATGAACATTTTGATGAACAGCGCTATCGACGGCCGCATGGGCTGCTACCTCGCCTATGTTCGGTCCGCGAATACGCTATTCCTCGTGAACGATGCCGGCGACGCCGGCGGGCCCTTCGTGGGCAGCCTGACCTTCCCCACCACCTCGGTCATCGGCAACAGCCAGTGCACCATAAACGGCGCCGGCTCGTCGGTGACGCAAACGTCGACGAGTATTATCCTCAACCTCAACATGACCTTCGCGCCTGGCTGGGGCGGGCGGAAGATCTTTTACCTCGCCGCGCGCGACGTTGCCGAGGCCAACAGTGACTGGCATGCAAAGGGCGTCTGGAATGTACCCGGCCTCCAGCCATCCAGCCCGAACATCTCCAGCTTCACTCCGGCTCGCGTCACCGGCGCTTCCGGCGTCTTTACGGCCACCTTCTTCGACAACAACGGCGCCACGGATCTGAACGTGCTCAACCTCCTGATCAATAACTTCATTGACGGCCGCAACGCCTGCTACATCGCCTACGTCCGGTCGAGCAATACCGTCCTGCTGGTGAACGACGCCGGCGATGCCGGCGGGCCCTTCGCCGGCGCCCTGACGCTCAACGGCAGCGGCGTCATCGGCAACAGCCAGTGCACCATTAACGCCGCAGGGTCATCGGTCCAGCTCCTGGGCAACCAGTTGATCCTCACTTTGAACATGACTTTCAACAGCGTCACGTTCAAAGGGGACCGCATTGTCCACGCTGCCGCGCGCGATACAGTCGAGAACAACTCCGGTTGGCAGGCTGTCGGCACAATCACTGTTCCATAG